The Streptomyces nigra genome includes the window CGGAGGCGAGCAGGCCGACATTGTGGATGCCGTACGCGCGCAGCGCCTCCGCCTGCCGGGGGCCGATGCCGTGCAGGGCGTCGACCGGCAGTGGGCCGAGCCAGTCGGTGACCTCGTCGGGGCCGACGGCCAGGACTCCGCCGGGTGCGGGGACCTGCGCGGAGGCGGTGGCCGCGACGGTGATCGACGGTCCGATGCCGACCCGCACGTCCACGCCCAGCCGGGAGAGGGTGCGTACCCGCAGGACCTCGCCGAGGCGCCGGGTGTCCGGGCCGTGGTAGCGCAGGGCGCCCTTCAGCTCGACCAGGGCCGCGGAGGGCGGCAGGGCCTGTACGACGGGTGACAGCTCGGACAGTTCCTCCAGTACCCGCCGGTATGTCTCCTCCCCCAGCCGGTCCGGGCACCGTACGTGCATCACCGTCGAGATCCTGCGCGCCGGTCCGTCCGTCGTCATGTCCCACCTCCCGCACTCACCCCTTCACGGTATCGAACAAATAATCGAACACGCGAGGGCGCGCCGGGTGGATCTTGAGCTTAGAATCAAAAATGTGTTCGATGACCTGCCGCCCGACCTGGACCGACTGCGCACGCTGCGCGTCTGGCACGCCCTGTGGGTCCAGCGCATCGACGCCAAGATCGCGGCGCTGCAGCGGCGCCAGGCCGAGGAGGAGAACGGCCGGCGGCGCCGCCCCCGGCCCCCGGAGTGGATCGTCGAGCTCGGCATCGGTGCCGACCGCTCCCCCGTCCAGGTCCATGCCGGCGACTGCCATATGGCGGGCGAGCGGCGCCGGGCGGTGAGCCGGGACGAGGCGCGCCGGCTGCTCGCGACCGGCCTGGAGGGTTGCAGCCACTGCCGCCCGGCGGCCCGGCTGCACATCATCGAGTGAGAGCCACCCCGCCGGCCGCGCTCAGATCACTGCCCCGCCAGTTCGCGCAGGGCGCGCGTGGTGGGCGACCCGGGATCGCCGGTGATGAGAACGACCTCCTGGTCGTCCTCGGGCACGAGCAGCACGTCGCAGTTCAGCCGGAGCGGACCGGCCTCGGGGTGTTCGAACGTCTTCGTGCGATGGCCGGGCGCGTGCACGGGACGCGTCCGCCAGATCCGCCGGAACTCCTCGCTCCCGGCGTGCAGTTCGGCGAGCAGGGCCGTCAGCTCCGGGTCGTCCGGGTAGCGGTCGGCGGCCCGGCGCAGCCGCGCCACGACGATGTGCCCGAACTCCTCGGCACCGGAGTCCGTGTACGCCGCGCCCTCCCCCAGGAAGCGGCGCCGGGCCAGATTGGCCGGCCGGCGTTCGAAGTCGCCGCCGAGCAGCGCCCGGGCCAGCGGGTTCCAGGCCACGACACCGTACGCCGCGTCGGTGACGACGGCCGCGGTGAGCGGCAGCCGGTCCAGCATCCGGGCCACGTGCGGCCGCACCCGTCGTACGGCGGTACGGGCGGGCGGTACGTCTGCCCCGGCCAGCCGGAACAGATGGCTGCGCTCGGCCGGGGTGAGACGCAGCGCACGGGCCAGCCCGTCGAGGATCCGGGGCGAGGGCCGTGGCCCCCGGGCCTGCTCCAGCCGTGTGTAGTAGTCGACGGACATATGGGCGAGCTCGGCCATCTCCTCGCGCCGCAGACCCGGCGTACGGCGGACGCCGCCCGTCGCCGTGAGCCCCACCTCGTGCGGGAGCAGTCCGGCCCGGCGGTCCCGCAGGAAGCGGGCGAGTTCCTGCCGCGCCATGCCACCTCCTGTGCGGTGCCCGGTACGGCGTGCCTGGTACAACCTGTCCCTGGCTGGGCACCCACCGCCAGGGCAGCGTGGTGTCATGAACGATCGCACAGCTCTGGTCACCGGTGCCAACAAGGGCATCGGCAAGCACATCGCCCGGCTCCTCGCGGCCGAGGGCTTCACCGTGTACGTCGGCTCCCGCGACCCGGAACGCGGACGGCGGGCCGTCGAGGAGATCGGTGCCGCCGCCCGACCTGTCGTCCTGGACGTGACGGACCCGGGCACCGTCGAAGGTGCCGCGTCCCGGATCGACCGCCTGGACGTCCTCGTCAACAACGCCGGCATCTCACCGTCGCTCGCCCCGCCCACCGACACCGGCGCCGAGGAGTTCCGGCGCACCTACGAGACCAACGTCTACGGCGTGGTGACGGTGACCAACGCCTTCCTGCCCGCCCTGCGCCGCTCCCCGCGCCCCCGGATCGTCAACGTCTCCAGCGGGACGGGGTCCCTGACGTGGAGCACGCACCCCAACCCGCAGTTCACGCCGGGCAACGGGGCCGGTGCCGCGTACCGCTCCTCGAAGGCGGCGCTGAACGCCCTCACCGTCTTCTACGCGCAGACGCTGGCCGAGGACGGCTTCAAGGTCAACGCGCTCGCCCCCGGCCTGCGGGCCACCGATCTCAACCCCAGGGCAGCGACGGGCGGCGACCCGGCCGAGGCCGCCCGGGGCGCCGTGCACCTGGCCCTGCTCCCGGCCGACGGCCCGACGGGCGGCTTCTTCTCCTGGGACGGGACACCTGTGCCCTGGTGAGTGTTCTCCGCCGGCTGCCCCCGCCCCGCCCGATCAGCCGACGCTGATACAGAAGGGGTGCCCGACAGGATCGGTGAGGACCCGGGCCCTGTCCCCGTGCGACTGATGATCGGGCCGGCCCGCCCCGAACTCCCGCAGCCGCGCCTCGACTTCGCCCAGGTCCTCGTCACCGATGCGGAAGCACAGGTGCAGTTGCTGCGGCTGATCCTGGCCCGGCCAGCTCGGCGCCTGATAGTCGTCCACCCGCTGGAAGCCGATGACGAGCCCGTGCTCCCCTTCGAGACCCGCGAAGTCGGCGTCGGATCTCGGGTGCAACTCCAGCCCGGTGGCCCGCTGGTAGAAGGCGGCCAGCGCCAGTGGGTCGGGGCAGTCGAGCGTGATCGCAGCCAACTGCAGGGGCATGAAACCTCCGAGGCCGCCCGAGAAGTGCCGGTGAACTCCCGTACGGGAGCTCGGGATCAGCCTAATTTGAGGGGGCCCGGGCGGCGGGGCCCGGGTGTCACTTCGACGGCTTGAGCGTCTTCGCCGCGCCCCAGAGCGAGCCGGGGTTGGCGCGATGCGGGTGGCGGGCCAGCATCGTGCGGTAGAACTCGACCGCGTCGGCCGTGCTCGCCAGGGTCTTCTCGATGTCGGCGAGGTAGTCGATCGACTGCTGGACGACGACCGGGTCGTCGTCGTGGTCGGGGTGCTTGTGACCGGCGACGACGTGGTCCGCACCGAGGCCCTGGACCCTGCGCAGCGCGGCCGCCCACTCGGCGCGCGAGGCGGCGTCGGTCTCGGCGAGGTACATGTGGGTGTTGTTGTAGACGACATCGCCGGCGACGACGAGCCCGGCGTCGGGAGCCCACAGCACGGTGCTGCCGGCCGTGTCGGTGTGACCGGTCTCGATCACCCTCAGCTCGTGCCCTTCCAGGAGGATGCGGTCGCCCTCCAGCTCGTCCGGGACGACCGCGTCCGGGATCCGCCCGGGGAAGAGCCGGCCCCAGAACCCCTCGATGTAGTCGTCCGCGGTCTGGAGACGCGCGCCGGCGACGGTCCCGGCCGTCGCGACGGCCCGCACTCCGGGGAACGCCGCGGCCAGCTGCCCGATGCCGAACAGATGGTCGCCGTGGCCGTGCGTGACGTAGATGTGCGTGAGGTTCCGTTCATGGCCCCTGATCCACTCGATCAGCTGCTCGTTCTGCTCGATCGTCGTGAACGTGTCGACGAGCACGGCATCGCGTTCACCCTGGATCAAAGTCGCCGAGTTCATCACCCAGCGCAGATCAGAGCCCTCGTCGCCGCTCTCCGGAAGGTCACGGACCACCCCCTCACGGCGCGCCAGCAGTGTGTCGTACGTCAGTTTCCTCACGGGTTCCGTCGTCATGGGGTCTCTCCGAATCGGTCCATCCAGCACAGGCGATATTAGATTCTATACAACATCTAATCGGTGGATACGATGGATGGCAACCGACATCTACCGGGAGGTACCCGATGGGCCGCGCCTCGAAGGCTCAGGCACAGGAGAACCGACAGCGGGTCGTGGAGACCGCCTCCCGGCTGTTCCGCGAACAGGGCACGCAGGTCAGCGTCGCCGACCTGATGAAGGCCGTCGGCCTCACCCACGGCGGCTTCTACAAGCAGTTCGCCTCCAAAGAGGCCCTCGTCGACGAGGCGACGGCCCACGCCTTCGAGGAGTTCACGCGGCAGTACTTGCCCGCGTCCGGCTCCGACTCTGCCCCCGACTCCGACTCCGGAGACACCGCCACTCAAGAAGGCCTCACCCAGGAGGAGTTGATAGACGTCTACCTCTCCGCCGAGCACCGGGACAACGCGGCGGACGGCTGCCCGCTCGCCGGGTTCGCCCCCGATCGGGCGCGCGCCACCGGCGACTCGGAGGCGCATCGCGTGTACGCGCAGGGCGCGCGCGACTTCGCCGAGGCGCTCGCGACCGAGGATCAGAACGGCCTCACCCGGCTGTCCACCCTGGTCGGCGCCCTCACCCTCGCCCGGGCCACCAAGGGCACACCCATCTCCGACGAGATCCTCGACGCCGCCCGCGCGGCACTGACGGAAAGCGACTGACCCAGGAGCCCTGAGCCCCGCCGCCCTGCCGGCCCGCCACACCCATACATGCACTCGCACACCCAGAATAGATTACCAGTGACATCTATCACGTGGACGTGCCCTCGCTCAGCGACACACAATGAGCCGGCCGCCCCACCGGCGCCCGCCGTACATAGTGGGCGCGCCAGGGCGAACCCCTAGCCCCTGGAGATTTCTGTGCGTACAGAGACGACGGCCGGCCTGCTGGCACCCGGCCCTCACGAAGTGGTCGTGGACGGCCTGACCCAGCGCTACCACGTCCACGGCTCGGGCCCGATCTGCCTGGCCGTGCCCGGCGGACCGGGTGTCGCCTGGGACTCCCTGCGGGCCCCGGACCTCGAGGCGTCGCTCACCATGGTGTACGTGGAACCGCTGGGCACCGGCGGCTCGCAGCATCTCGCGTCACACCCGCACGGCTACACCCGCGAGCGCTACACCCGAAGCCTGCTGGGCCTGCTCGACCGGCTGGCCCTCCCCCAGGTCTTCCTGCTCGGCCACTCGCACGGCGGCTTCGTCTCACAGCACTTCGCCCTGCACCACCCGGACCGGCTCCACGGTCTGGTCCTGTACGACAGCGCTCCGGTGACGGGCCCCGAGCACGGCGCCGAAGCCGCGGCCCGGGTGGGCGAGTTCGTCCAGCGCCACCAGGGACAGGCCGAACTTCCCGCGGCGCTCGCCGCCCTCCAGAATGTCGGCGCCTGCACGGACGACGAGACGATCACAGCGGCCCTTCGCGGCCTCGTGCCGCTCTACTTCGCACGCTACTGGGACCGCGAGGACGAGTTCCGCCACTTCCGCGAGACGCTCACATGCACGTATGTGTCCTCCCTGGACGAGAACGGAGAACCCGACCTCGTCGACGACCGGGCGCACCTCCCGGAGTTGACGGTGCCGACCCTGGTCGTGGTCGGCCGGCACGACATCATCTGCGGCCCACGGTGGGCACGGGAACTGCACGCCCTGATACCCGGGTCCCGACTGGTCGTCCTGGAGGACAGCGGGCATCTGGGCCACGTGGAGGAACCCGAGGCGTTCGCGAGCGCGGTACGCACGTTCGTGGCGTCGACGCAGACGGGCGAGGAGCTCCGCACTGTGGGCGCTGTCCCTGAGGACCTGCGGGACGTCGTCGGCCCCGTGCTGCTCCCCGGCATGGACGGCTATGCGGCCGAATGCGCCACCTTCAATCTGAACCATGCGTACCAGCCCGCCATTGTGGTGGCCGCGGCCTGCGAGGCCGACGTCCGCAAGGCGGTGCGGTTCGCCGCCGGACAGGGCATGCCGATCGCGGTGAAGTCCGCGGGGCACCAGTTCGCCGGGGCGGCGGCAGGCGCCCTGCTCATCACGACGGAGCGGATGAAGCGCATGTCGGTCGACCCCGAGGCGCGCGCCGTCCGGGCCGAGGCCGGGCTGCGTTGGAGCGAGGTGCTGCCGCACACCGCGCGTGCGGGTCTCACCCCGATCGCGGGTTCCGCTCCCGAGGTCGGGGTCGTCGGCTACACCCTGGGCGGTGGGCACAGCCCACTGCTCGGCCGGTCCCACGGATACGCGGCCGACCATGTGCGCCGTATGAACGTGGTGACAGCGGACGGGGAACTGCGCACGGTGACGCCGGACAACGAACCGGACCTGTTCTGGGCCCTGCTCGGCGGCAAGGGCAACTTCGGCGTGGTGACGGAGATCGAGTTCGATGTGTTCCGGGTGACCCGCTTCTACGGCGGCGGCCTCTACTTCTCCGGCGAGGATCTGGCGCCGGTGCTGGAGACCTGGCGGTCGTGGGTGCCCAAGGCGCCGGAGGAGATGACGTCGTCGCTGGCCGTCCAGCGGCTCCCGGACCTGCCGGCGTTGCCGCCGCCCCTGCGGGGAGCTTTCGTCGTGCACGTGCGGATCGGCTACCTGGGTTCGCAGGAGGACGCTGAGAGACTCATCGCCCCGCTGCGCGCCTCGGCTCCCGTCCTGCTGGACGCGGTCGGCGAGAAGCCCATCACCTCGCTCGGGGAGATCCACAGTGATCCGGTGGACCCGATGCCGTACGTCGAACGGAGCGTGGCCCTGCGGGAGTTCCCCCGGAAGGCGGCGGAGGTCTTGGTAGATCTCATCGGCCCCGGATCGGACAGCAGGCTGGCGCATTTCGAGATCCGCTCGCTCGGCGGTGCCCTGGACCGGGAGCCGCGCGTCGCCAACGCGGTGTCCGTACGAGGGATCCCGTTCGTGGTCGTCGGATTCGCGGTCGGAGGAGCTGAGCGGACGGACGAACTGCGGGAGCACCTGGCGGAGGTCGTGGACGGACTGGCGCCATGGGCCGCGGACAGGAGCATGGTGAACTTCCTCTCAGCGGACGAGGCCAGGGACGAGGAGGGTGTGCGGGCGGCATTCGGGCCGGAGCGCTACCGGAGACTGTCCGAGGTGAAGCGTCACTACGACCCCGCCAACCTCTTCCGCTTCCAGCACAACGTCCTCCCCGCCTGACGGCACCGGCACGAGGCGCACGACGACCTGGTCCCTTGCAGCAGACCCCGCCGCCTTCCGGTCCGCAGCGGGTGCGTTCCTCACCAGCCGTCCCGATCTGCACACCACACGGGACGGACATCGCCCCGTGCCGGCCGGACCCGTCAGTCGAAGGCCACGACCAGGCGGACGCCGTCGTCGCCGAAGCGTCCGGCCAACGCCTTCATCACGGCGAAGACGTGTGGCCAGTCGCTGTCCGGACCCAGCACGGTGCCCGCGGTCAGCGGTTCGTAGGCGCAGACCACATCGCCGTTGGTCCACTCGACACGTTGTGAGCCGCCGCCCGTCTCCACGGGTGGCGTGCCGACCACGGCGAGGACCTCCGACGGCCACTCATCGGAGACGAGTTGACGATGCTGCATCCACGAACGTGACGTCTCTTGCCAGGTCACGCGGCCGACGAAATGGCCGGGCCGGGTCGCGGGATCGATGGAGGCGAGTTCTCTCCAGCTGACCCAGCTCGCGCCGTCCATGTCGCCCCGCGCAACCCAGGAGGCCAGGCTCGAATGCATGGTGCTCGACACATCGACAGGGAGACCACGACCGGGCGCGACAGGCGCGAAGCCCGCGTAGTTGCGCACTCCGAAGAGCAGGCCGAAGGACGTGTAGTCGGTCTCGTCGTACAGCGGCCACAAGTCCATCGCGGTCACCCATGGCTCGCCCTCGTAGTACTCCGTGCCTGCGTGAGGATGACGAAACTCGACCCCGCCGTAGATGTCCGTGCCCATGGTCGTGCACCGTAATGGCCCTGGCGTGAGCGGTGCACGTCAGTTAGTGCTCCTAGCAAAATGACCGACTGCGCCTTGGAATGACAGCCTGTCAGTCGGTGTTGTGCTTGCATCTGGTGGATCGGGGTGGGGTGTGGGGCAGCGCAGGCCGTGGGAGGTCGAGGACGGGCTGTGGGAGCGGATCGCTCCGCTGTTGCCGGTGGTCGAACGCCGGCAGCGGCATCCGCGGCGCAGGCGGCTGGATGACCGGCGAGTGCTCAGCGGGATCCTGTTCGTGCTGTACACAGGAATCCCATGGAGGTTCCTGCCACGGGAACCCGGTCGTTCTCACGCCGTGCCGACCTGCTGACGGATCGTAGGCGGGGCCGGTCGTGGGCACAGCCGAACCGGGCATCCCGCTGGAGCGGGATCTGCCCGATGATCCACGCCATGGTCATCGGCCGCTGACCCGCACGAGTACCCAACTCGCCATTCACACCAGACCTGTGACCAGCAACTTCAGCTTGCACACCGCTCATTGAGGCGCGATTGCGGTTCGTATGACCATTTCGACAAGCTGATCGCCGGTAACATGCCACTTCTGGGTTTCCAGGAGACCGCCGTTCTCGAAGCTGATGATGCCGTGCACGCTGGTCAGCAACATCGCACCGACCGGCCGGGCGCGCTCTGGATCCGCCAGGGCGCCCGCGACGATCGAAAGGAACTGGTCGTGCGTGCGTGACACGGCAGCGATCGCTTCGCTGGATGCAGTCGATGGCGCGTCAAACATCAACGCATAGGCGTGTGGGTGCCGCCGACCGACGTCCATCAGGAGGGCCAGTGCGCGTGCCAGGCGCTCGGTCGGCGGCAGATGTTCCGCCGCAATGAGTGCATCGAGACCTTCGCCAACCTGACCCCAGCTCCTGGCTGCGACCGCGGCGAGCAGGTGCTCCTTGTCCGGAAAATGTCCGTACGGCGCACCGCGAGACACGTCTGCCCTGGTCCCCACGGCGCGCAGGGTCACCGCGCCGGGCCCGCCCTCGTCCAGCAGATCGGCGGCAGCTTCGACCAGCGCTCGCCGGGTGGCTGCGGCACTTTCCAATCGGCTGACCATGCCCCCAATGTTACGTGACGCTGTCACACGACTCGTTTGACAATGTCACATGAGCCGCTATCGTCATTCATATGACAACGTCACATGAGCACTCCGGGATGGTCCTGATTACTGGCGCGTCGACCGGCATGGGTGCCGCGACCGCCCGCGAGCTTGCCCGCCGCGGCTTTCATGTTCTGGCAGGCGTCCGGCGCCCATCCGACGCCGACACGCTGCGGAGCGCGGGACTGGAGCCGGTGTTCCTGGACATCACCAATCCCGAACAGATCGCCTCAGTTTCCAAACGTATCGCCGACGACCCGGCAGGGCGACCGCTTCGCGCAGTGATCAACAACGCCGGCATCGCCATCAACGCGCCGGTCGAGGTGCTGTCGATGGAGGAGTGGCAACAGCAATTCGACGTGAACTTCTTCGGGCACATCGCGGTGACCAAAGCCGTCCTGCCCGCACTGCACGCCAGCGGCGGCCGGGTGGTGAACATCAGCTCCATCGGAGGCCGGATCGCGATGCCGACCTACGGCGCCTACGCCGCTGCGAAGTTCGCCATGGAAGCGATGAGCGACTCCCTGCGGCGGGAGCTCGCACCTCACGGCGTGCAGGTCGTGGTCGTCGAGCCCGGCGGGGTAAAGACTGAGATGACCGGCCACGGCATCGAGCGGGCGAACGACACCATTGCCACGTTGTCGCCGACCCAGCGCAGCCGCTACGGCGAGCTGCTGCAGGCGATCATCAACCAGGCGACATCGTTCACCGACTCCGGACTGTCCGCCGAGGCCGCTGCCCTGGTCATCGCCAAGGCCGCGACCGCCCGGCGCCCGCGCACCCGGTACACCATCGGGCGCGACGCGGCCGTACTCACCCGCCTGTCACGGATCCTCTCCGACAAGATGCTCGACCGTATCCTTGCCGCCAACCTTCGCCCCCATTACCCCAAACCGCACAGCGCCTGATCAATTGCGCCAGCAGGGAGGGTGTATGAGGAATCAGACACTCCCGACTGCGCCTTGGAATGACAGCCTGTCAGTCGGTGTTGTGCTTGCATCTGGTGGATCGGGGTGGGGTGTGGGGCAGCGCAGGCCGTGGGAGGTCGAGGACGGGCTGTGGGAGCGGATCGCTCCGCTGTTGCCGGTGGTCGAACGCCGGCAGCGGCATCCGCGGCGCAGGCGGCTGGATGACCGGCGAGTGCTCAGCGGGATCCTGTTCGTGCTGTACACAGGAATCCCATGGGAGTTCCTGCCGCAGGAGCTGGGCTACGGATCGGGCAGTACGTGCTGGCGCAGGCTGCGGGACTGGCAGGAGGCCGGAGTGTGGCAGGCGCTGCACGAGCTGCTCCTGGCCGAGTTACGTGCGGCCGATCTGCTGGACTTCTCCCGGGCCGCGGTGGACGGCTCGCATCTGCGGGCGATGAAGGCGGAGCCAAGACGGGGCCGTCCCCGGTGGACCGGGGCAGGACGGGCAGCAAGCACCACGTAATCG containing:
- a CDS encoding helix-turn-helix transcriptional regulator, encoding MARQELARFLRDRRAGLLPHEVGLTATGGVRRTPGLRREEMAELAHMSVDYYTRLEQARGPRPSPRILDGLARALRLTPAERSHLFRLAGADVPPARTAVRRVRPHVARMLDRLPLTAAVVTDAAYGVVAWNPLARALLGGDFERRPANLARRRFLGEGAAYTDSGAEEFGHIVVARLRRAADRYPDDPELTALLAELHAGSEEFRRIWRTRPVHAPGHRTKTFEHPEAGPLRLNCDVLLVPEDDQEVVLITGDPGSPTTRALRELAGQ
- a CDS encoding VOC family protein produces the protein MPLQLAAITLDCPDPLALAAFYQRATGLELHPRSDADFAGLEGEHGLVIGFQRVDDYQAPSWPGQDQPQQLHLCFRIGDEDLGEVEARLREFGAGRPDHQSHGDRARVLTDPVGHPFCISVG
- a CDS encoding TetR/AcrR family transcriptional regulator, with amino-acid sequence MGRASKAQAQENRQRVVETASRLFREQGTQVSVADLMKAVGLTHGGFYKQFASKEALVDEATAHAFEEFTRQYLPASGSDSAPDSDSGDTATQEGLTQEELIDVYLSAEHRDNAADGCPLAGFAPDRARATGDSEAHRVYAQGARDFAEALATEDQNGLTRLSTLVGALTLARATKGTPISDEILDAARAALTESD
- a CDS encoding SDR family oxidoreductase, which codes for MNDRTALVTGANKGIGKHIARLLAAEGFTVYVGSRDPERGRRAVEEIGAAARPVVLDVTDPGTVEGAASRIDRLDVLVNNAGISPSLAPPTDTGAEEFRRTYETNVYGVVTVTNAFLPALRRSPRPRIVNVSSGTGSLTWSTHPNPQFTPGNGAGAAYRSSKAALNALTVFYAQTLAEDGFKVNALAPGLRATDLNPRAATGGDPAEAARGAVHLALLPADGPTGGFFSWDGTPVPW
- a CDS encoding TetR/AcrR family transcriptional regulator, which produces MVSRLESAAATRRALVEAAADLLDEGGPGAVTLRAVGTRADVSRGAPYGHFPDKEHLLAAVAARSWGQVGEGLDALIAAEHLPPTERLARALALLMDVGRRHPHAYALMFDAPSTASSEAIAAVSRTHDQFLSIVAGALADPERARPVGAMLLTSVHGIISFENGGLLETQKWHVTGDQLVEMVIRTAIAPQ
- a CDS encoding DUF6233 domain-containing protein — protein: MFDDLPPDLDRLRTLRVWHALWVQRIDAKIAALQRRQAEEENGRRRRPRPPEWIVELGIGADRSPVQVHAGDCHMAGERRRAVSRDEARRLLATGLEGCSHCRPAARLHIIE
- a CDS encoding alpha/beta fold hydrolase gives rise to the protein MRTETTAGLLAPGPHEVVVDGLTQRYHVHGSGPICLAVPGGPGVAWDSLRAPDLEASLTMVYVEPLGTGGSQHLASHPHGYTRERYTRSLLGLLDRLALPQVFLLGHSHGGFVSQHFALHHPDRLHGLVLYDSAPVTGPEHGAEAAARVGEFVQRHQGQAELPAALAALQNVGACTDDETITAALRGLVPLYFARYWDREDEFRHFRETLTCTYVSSLDENGEPDLVDDRAHLPELTVPTLVVVGRHDIICGPRWARELHALIPGSRLVVLEDSGHLGHVEEPEAFASAVRTFVASTQTGEELRTVGAVPEDLRDVVGPVLLPGMDGYAAECATFNLNHAYQPAIVVAAACEADVRKAVRFAAGQGMPIAVKSAGHQFAGAAAGALLITTERMKRMSVDPEARAVRAEAGLRWSEVLPHTARAGLTPIAGSAPEVGVVGYTLGGGHSPLLGRSHGYAADHVRRMNVVTADGELRTVTPDNEPDLFWALLGGKGNFGVVTEIEFDVFRVTRFYGGGLYFSGEDLAPVLETWRSWVPKAPEEMTSSLAVQRLPDLPALPPPLRGAFVVHVRIGYLGSQEDAERLIAPLRASAPVLLDAVGEKPITSLGEIHSDPVDPMPYVERSVALREFPRKAAEVLVDLIGPGSDSRLAHFEIRSLGGALDREPRVANAVSVRGIPFVVVGFAVGGAERTDELREHLAEVVDGLAPWAADRSMVNFLSADEARDEEGVRAAFGPERYRRLSEVKRHYDPANLFRFQHNVLPA
- a CDS encoding MBL fold metallo-hydrolase; protein product: MTTEPVRKLTYDTLLARREGVVRDLPESGDEGSDLRWVMNSATLIQGERDAVLVDTFTTIEQNEQLIEWIRGHERNLTHIYVTHGHGDHLFGIGQLAAAFPGVRAVATAGTVAGARLQTADDYIEGFWGRLFPGRIPDAVVPDELEGDRILLEGHELRVIETGHTDTAGSTVLWAPDAGLVVAGDVVYNNTHMYLAETDAASRAEWAAALRRVQGLGADHVVAGHKHPDHDDDPVVVQQSIDYLADIEKTLASTADAVEFYRTMLARHPHRANPGSLWGAAKTLKPSK
- a CDS encoding SDR family oxidoreductase; the encoded protein is MTTSHEHSGMVLITGASTGMGAATARELARRGFHVLAGVRRPSDADTLRSAGLEPVFLDITNPEQIASVSKRIADDPAGRPLRAVINNAGIAINAPVEVLSMEEWQQQFDVNFFGHIAVTKAVLPALHASGGRVVNISSIGGRIAMPTYGAYAAAKFAMEAMSDSLRRELAPHGVQVVVVEPGGVKTEMTGHGIERANDTIATLSPTQRSRYGELLQAIINQATSFTDSGLSAEAAALVIAKAATARRPRTRYTIGRDAAVLTRLSRILSDKMLDRILAANLRPHYPKPHSA